One stretch of Camelus bactrianus isolate YW-2024 breed Bactrian camel chromosome 19, ASM4877302v1, whole genome shotgun sequence DNA includes these proteins:
- the LRRN4 gene encoding LOW QUALITY PROTEIN: leucine-rich repeat neuronal protein 4 (The sequence of the model RefSeq protein was modified relative to this genomic sequence to represent the inferred CDS: inserted 2 bases in 1 codon): protein MWWALLLLLLLLPPTTPRLSRAEPLQKNAVFRLTHRSPWGSRASNATVSPCDGLPAAGIATLSLANRSLERLPGCLPRTLRSLDGSHSLLRALSAPELGRLPGLRELALRHNRIAALRWGPGAPAALSALDLSHNRLAALPPCAAPALPGLRALALAGNPLRALQPGAFACFPALRLLNLSGTALGRGDQAAIADAAFAGAGGAPLAALEVLDLSGTFLPRVQSGWIRDLPKLKSLYLRKMPRLRSLEGDIFKTTPELQLLDCQDSPALTSVHTHIFQDTPRLQVLLFQNCNFSSFPPWNLHSSEVLSINLFGNPLTCSCELSWLLIEAKKIVLSRAADTLWVPAAGSDGTSSALLSLSQLPSVCHLDQNTTLLDSNPPSSFYSTHAPSIQGPSTLQSTTPSTQPAGGQQSVTKVPSLPVDSPTRATGPYSRAEEGVVPSTTTSPAGSSNSGHPPRAAGTAGPEHREHATLLVREPSISAAFTPWASKHPALFPASRNPLSTPQPHQATWATPVAPHPRPSEGGIAVLRLDLQEEEVGAPAWDAPCDYHPCRHLQTPCAELQRRWRCRCPGLSGDDTLPDPPRLQPVAETTDTSAXWCAPNSVVRAYQIRYSPEGRPGNQSVVGDVCATARQHALHGLSPATAYRVCVLAANGAGLSPSGACAAFSTRRSPALVAAGLGAAGGLLLLSTALLAAGLCRRRGTPRGPRRHARLVAYRNPAFAAEPPAALPRARAR, encoded by the exons ATGTGGTgggccctgctgctgctgctgctgctgctgccgcctaCAACGCCGCGCCTGAGCCGGGCAGAGCCTCTCCAGAAAAACGCGGTTTTCCGGCTCACTCACCGGAGCCCTTGGGGGAGCCGGGCCAGCAACGCCACGGTCTCGCCCTGCGACGGGCTCCCGGCGGCGGGGATCGCGACCCTGAGTCTCGCGAACCGCAGCCTGGAGCGCCTGCCGGGCTGCCTGCCGCGCACGCTGCGCAGCCTCGACGGCAGCCACAGCCTGCTGCGCGCCCTGAGCGCGCCGGAGCTCGGCCGCCTGCCGGGCCTGCGGGAGCTGGCGCTGCGCCACAACCGCATCGCCGCGCTGCGCTGGGGCCCCGGCGCGCCCGCCGCGCTGAGCGCGCTCGACCTCAGCCACAACCGGCTGGCCGCCCTGCCGCCGTGCGCCGCGCCCGCGCTGCCCGGCCTCCGCGCGCTGGCGCTGGCCGGGAACCCGCTGCGGGCGCTGCAGCCCGGGGCCTTCGCCTGCTTCCCCGCGCTGCGCCTGCTCAACCTCTCCGGCACCGCGCTGGGCCGCGGCGACCAGGCCGCCATCGCCGACGCCGCCTTCGCCGGGGCGGGCGGCGCGCCCCTGGCCGCGCTCGAGGTCCTGGACCTCAGCGGCACGTTCCTCCCGCGCG TTCAGTCGGGATGGATCAGAGACTTGCCAAAGCTCAAGTCCCTCTACCTGAGGAAGATGCCCAGACTGAGGAGCTTGGAGGGAGACATATTCAAGACCACCCCTGAGCTGCAGCTGCTGGACTGTCAAGATTCGCCAGCACTTACGTCTGTCCATACGCACATCTTCCAAGACACTCCTCGCCTACAGGTCCTCCTATTCCAGAA CTGCAACTTTAGTTCCTTCCCCCCGTGGAACCTGCATTCCTCCGAGGTCCTGTCCATTAACCTCTTCGGCAACCCCCTCACTTGCAGCTGTGAGTTGTCATGGCTCCTCATTGAGGCAAAGAAGATTGTCCTAAGCAG GGCAGCAGACACTCTGTGGGTACCAGCTGCAGGATCCGATGGCACTTCCTCAGCCCTGCTCTCGCTGTCCCAGCTGCCCAGTGTGTGCCATTTGGACCAAAACACCACCCTCCTTGATTCCAACCCACCCTCCTCGTTCTATTCCACCCACGCACCATCTATACAGGGTCCCTCCACCCTGCAGAGCACAACCCCCTCCACTCAACCTGCGGGAGGCCAACAGAGTGTCACCAaggttccctccctccctgtggatTCTCCCACACGAGCCACCGGGCCGTACAGCCGTGCGGAGGAGGGGGTCGTCCCCTCCACTACCACCTCTCCAGCAGGTTCCAGCAACTCCGGCCATCCACCCAGGGCTGCTGGCACCGCCGGGCCAGAGCACCGAGAACATGCTACGCTGCTTGTTCGGGAGCCTAGCATTTCAGCTGCCTTCACCCCATGGGCCAGCAAACACCCTGCTCTCTTTCCTGCCTCCCGGAACCCACTGAGcactccccagccccaccaggcAACATGGGCCACCCCGGTGGCTCCGCACCCGCGTCCTTCCGAGGGCGGGATTGCAGTCTTGAGGCTGGACctccaggaggaggaggtgggggcaccGGCCTGGGATGCCCCCTGCGATTACCACCCCTGCAGGCACCTCCAGACGCCGTGCGCAGAGCTGCAGCGGCGCTGGCGGTGCCGGTGCCCGGGCCTCAGCGGGGATGACACCCTCCCGGACCCCCCCAGGCTGCAGCCGGTGGCCGAGACCACCGACACGTCGGC CTGGTGCGCCCCCAACTCGGTGGTGAGGGCCTACCAGATCCGCTACTCGCCCGAGGGCCGGCCGGGGAACCAGTCGGTGGTGGGGGACGTCTGCGCCACCGCGCGCCAGCACGCCCTGCACGGGCTGTCGCCGGCCACCGCCTACCGCGTGTGCGTCCTGGCGGCCAACGGCGCGGGCCTGAGCCCGTCTGGGGCGTGCGCCGCCTTCAGCACCAGGCGCAGCCCCGCGCTGGTCGCCGCCGGGCTGGGCGCCGCGGGCGGCCTGCTGCTCCTGAGCACCGCGCTGCTGGCCGCCGGCCTCTGCCGCCGGCGCGGGACCCCGCGCGGGCCGCGCCGCCACGCGCGCCTGGTGGCATACCGCAACCCCGCCTTCGCCGCCGAGCCCCCGGCCGCGCTCCCGCGGGCGCGCGCGCGCTGA